From a region of the Pseudomonadaceae bacterium SI-3 genome:
- a CDS encoding serine/threonine protein phosphatase, which produces MLVDPERNYDLIGDVHGCAHTLARLLEQLGYSRHGDVWRHPRRQVIFLGDIIDRGPRIREALHLVHAMVDAGQAHCIMGNHEFNALGWYAPAPPESGKAFVRDHTPRYAMLLQHTFQQFEHYPQEWADFREWFMTLPLYLENERFRVVHACWDNAVISQLRERLVNGCVDPAFLRDAAFAQGFAAKALDRLLRGTDMPLPEGLTLTSAEGFTRSFFRTKFWEENPQTYGDIVFQPDGLPEKAARVPLSDSQKSKLFLYGPDDPLLFVGHYWRSGTPAPIRPNLACLDYSAVKYGKLVAYRLDEETRLDPAKFVWVDVER; this is translated from the coding sequence GTGCTTGTCGACCCGGAGCGCAACTACGACCTGATTGGGGACGTGCATGGTTGCGCCCATACATTGGCTCGTCTGCTTGAACAGCTGGGCTATAGCCGGCACGGCGACGTGTGGCGGCATCCTCGTCGGCAAGTGATCTTTCTTGGCGACATCATTGATCGCGGTCCTCGGATTCGCGAAGCGCTGCACCTGGTCCATGCAATGGTCGACGCGGGGCAGGCGCATTGCATCATGGGCAATCACGAGTTCAACGCACTGGGCTGGTACGCCCCGGCGCCCCCCGAGAGCGGCAAGGCCTTCGTTCGCGATCACACGCCGCGGTACGCCATGCTATTGCAGCATACCTTTCAGCAGTTCGAGCACTATCCGCAAGAATGGGCCGACTTCCGTGAATGGTTCATGACGTTGCCGCTGTACCTTGAAAACGAGCGTTTTCGGGTCGTTCATGCCTGCTGGGACAATGCGGTGATCAGTCAGCTGCGCGAGCGGTTGGTCAATGGATGCGTTGATCCCGCATTCTTGCGGGACGCGGCGTTCGCCCAAGGCTTCGCTGCCAAAGCACTGGACCGCCTGCTGCGCGGCACCGACATGCCGTTGCCCGAAGGGCTGACGCTGACCAGCGCGGAGGGCTTCACCCGCAGCTTCTTCCGGACGAAATTCTGGGAAGAAAATCCCCAGACCTACGGCGACATCGTCTTCCAACCCGACGGCCTACCGGAAAAGGCCGCGCGGGTGCCACTCAGTGATAGCCAGAAGAGCAAACTGTTTCTCTATGGCCCGGATGACCCGCTATTGTTCGTCGGGCACTACTGGCGTAGCGGAACACCCGCGCCGATCCGGCCCAACCTGGCCTGTCTCGATTACAGCGCAGTGAAATACGGCAAGCTCGTCGCCTACCGGCTCGATGAGGAAACCAGACTCGACCCGGCGAAGTTCGTCTGGGTGGACGTGGAGCGATAG
- a CDS encoding chromate transporter, with product MNSDQVQSFAPEQSSPWTIFLLFLRLGLTSFGGPVAHLSYFREEFVHRQRWLDEQGYADLVALCQFLPGPASSQVGIAIGLLRGGYRGSLAAWTGFTLPSAVALALFALGIGHLGDGLPEGLLHGLKIVAVAVVAQAVWGMARNLCTDGPRIAIALLAACAVLLLANAWAQLAVIAIAGLAGLVLFRPAAMSNLTPFRPRVGQTTGALALLLFFALLLVLPALAAASSSQLLEMFDSFYRAGALVFGGGHVVLPLLEAEVVPNGWVSNDIFMAGYGAAQAVPGPLFTFSAFLGASIQGGSSSLINAALCLIAVFIPSFLLVFGAMPFWDRLRANRRMQAALGGVNAAVVGLLLAALYDPVWTSAIFGPGDFVLAAIALAALMVWKLPPWLVVLAGGIAGWLLAMLS from the coding sequence ATGAATTCGGACCAGGTCCAGTCATTCGCACCGGAACAATCGAGTCCGTGGACAATTTTCTTGCTATTCCTGCGCCTCGGGCTGACGTCATTCGGCGGTCCGGTGGCCCACTTGAGCTATTTTCGTGAAGAGTTCGTTCACCGCCAGCGCTGGCTTGACGAGCAGGGCTATGCGGATCTGGTAGCCCTCTGTCAGTTTCTACCCGGCCCGGCGAGCAGCCAGGTCGGAATTGCCATCGGCCTGCTGAGGGGTGGCTATCGCGGTTCGCTGGCGGCCTGGACAGGATTCACGCTGCCTTCAGCGGTCGCCTTGGCGTTGTTCGCGCTGGGCATCGGCCACTTGGGCGATGGTTTGCCCGAGGGGCTTCTCCACGGCCTTAAAATCGTCGCGGTCGCCGTAGTCGCTCAGGCGGTTTGGGGTATGGCACGTAACCTATGCACCGATGGCCCGCGAATCGCAATCGCGCTGCTGGCTGCCTGCGCTGTTCTGCTGTTGGCCAATGCCTGGGCGCAGCTGGCCGTCATCGCAATCGCCGGCCTGGCTGGATTGGTGTTGTTTCGCCCTGCTGCCATGTCCAACCTCACCCCTTTTCGGCCTCGCGTGGGGCAAACAACCGGCGCCCTGGCGTTGCTGCTGTTCTTTGCCTTGCTGCTTGTGCTGCCAGCATTGGCTGCCGCCTCGTCCAGCCAGCTACTGGAAATGTTCGATAGCTTCTATCGCGCTGGCGCGTTGGTATTCGGTGGCGGCCATGTGGTGCTCCCGCTGCTGGAAGCAGAAGTCGTGCCCAACGGCTGGGTCAGCAATGACATTTTTATGGCCGGCTACGGCGCAGCCCAAGCAGTACCAGGGCCGCTATTCACGTTTTCTGCCTTTCTTGGGGCCTCGATTCAGGGCGGCAGTAGCAGCCTGATCAACGCCGCGCTGTGCCTGATCGCCGTATTCATACCATCGTTTCTGCTGGTGTTCGGCGCCATGCCGTTCTGGGACCGGTTGCGTGCCAATCGGCGCATGCAAGCAGCGCTGGGCGGTGTGAATGCCGCGGTCGTCGGGCTGCTGCTGGCAGCGCTATACGATCCGGTCTGGACCAGCGCGATTTTTGGCCCAGGCGATTTTGTCTTGGCGGCCATTGCTTTAGCTGCCTTGATGGTGTGGAAGTTGCCGCCCTGGCTGGTGGTACTGGCTGGCGGCATCGCCGGCTGGTTGCTCGCCATGCTGAGCTAG
- a CDS encoding rhomboid family intramembrane serine protease, which produces MAIIEALRLPLSEDLSGFIALLQRLQVPCRVSEESGEQVLRVPAETAEQVRELYQRYPRGDGAVVAEQPPRRGGGFVASLRRSPLTAAVLLLTMIAAAITMLGENFETIRWFSFGDFRIDGEYAYFATLEQTLAAGEWWRLVTPIFVHFGFLHLAMNSMWYWELGRRIEYRQGALMLLGLTLVFGVVSNVAQYTYGGPGIFGGLSGVLYGLLGHCWLFQKLSPDEAYRLPPGVVVLMLVWLVVCLTGVIEVVSFGALAIANAAHVGGLVAGCLTGVLGGLLSRRRAVRMGD; this is translated from the coding sequence ATGGCCATCATTGAGGCGTTGCGCCTGCCATTGTCAGAGGACCTAAGCGGTTTCATCGCCTTGTTGCAGCGGTTGCAGGTGCCTTGCCGCGTCTCCGAGGAGTCTGGCGAGCAGGTGTTGCGGGTCCCGGCAGAGACGGCCGAGCAGGTCCGCGAGCTCTACCAGCGCTATCCCCGGGGCGACGGCGCCGTGGTGGCCGAACAACCGCCACGGCGCGGCGGCGGTTTTGTCGCCAGCCTTCGCCGCAGTCCGCTGACTGCAGCGGTATTGCTGCTGACGATGATCGCAGCCGCCATCACCATGCTTGGCGAGAACTTCGAGACCATTCGCTGGTTCAGCTTCGGTGACTTCCGCATCGACGGTGAGTACGCCTACTTTGCGACGCTCGAACAAACCCTCGCCGCTGGGGAGTGGTGGCGGCTGGTCACGCCAATCTTCGTGCATTTCGGCTTCCTGCACCTGGCCATGAACTCGATGTGGTACTGGGAGCTTGGGCGGCGCATCGAATATCGACAAGGCGCGCTGATGTTGCTTGGCCTGACGCTGGTGTTCGGCGTCGTTTCCAATGTGGCTCAATACACTTACGGTGGCCCCGGGATTTTCGGAGGATTATCCGGCGTTCTGTACGGGCTGCTCGGGCATTGCTGGCTATTCCAAAAACTCTCTCCCGATGAGGCCTATCGGCTGCCGCCCGGCGTTGTGGTGCTGATGCTGGTCTGGCTGGTGGTCTGCCTGACGGGCGTGATCGAAGTGGTGAGCTTCGGCGCATTGGCGATCGCCAACGCAGCGCATGTTGGCGGTCTGGTTGCCGGCTGTTTGAC
- a CDS encoding NAD(+) kinase — protein MDQFRNIGIIGRLGSSQVLDTIRRLKRFLVERHLHVILEENIAEVLPGHGMQTSSRQRLGDSCDLVIVVGGDGSLLGAARALAKHRVPVLGINRGSLGFLTDIRPDELEEKVAEVLSGQYTLENRFLLEAQVRRFEESIGEGDALNDVVLHPGKSTRMIEFELYIDGQFVCSQKADGLIIATPTGSTAYALSAGGPIMHPRLDAIVVVPMYPHTLSSRPIVVDGNSELKIVVSPNMQIYPQVSCDGQNHFTCAPGDTVTVRKKPQKLHLIHPLDHNYYEVCRTKLGWGSRLGGGE, from the coding sequence ATGGACCAGTTCCGCAATATCGGCATCATCGGTCGCCTGGGCAGCTCCCAGGTGCTGGATACCATCCGCCGGTTGAAGAGATTCCTCGTGGAGCGCCACCTGCACGTGATTCTCGAAGAAAACATCGCCGAGGTGCTGCCTGGCCATGGCATGCAAACCTCCTCGCGGCAGCGCCTCGGCGACTCCTGCGATCTGGTGATCGTAGTGGGCGGTGACGGCAGCCTGCTAGGCGCGGCGCGGGCGCTGGCCAAGCATCGGGTGCCGGTGTTGGGGATCAACCGGGGCAGCCTCGGGTTCCTGACCGACATTCGCCCGGATGAGCTGGAAGAGAAGGTCGCCGAGGTGTTGAGCGGGCAATACACGCTGGAGAATCGCTTCCTGCTCGAGGCCCAGGTGCGGCGCTTCGAGGAGTCCATTGGCGAAGGCGACGCGCTCAACGACGTGGTGCTGCATCCCGGCAAGTCGACCCGGATGATCGAATTCGAGCTGTATATCGATGGTCAGTTCGTCTGCAGTCAGAAGGCCGATGGGCTGATCATCGCCACCCCCACGGGCTCAACTGCGTACGCACTTTCCGCTGGTGGGCCGATCATGCACCCCCGACTGGATGCGATCGTGGTTGTTCCGATGTATCCGCACACTTTGTCGAGCCGGCCCATCGTGGTGGATGGCAACAGCGAACTGAAAATCGTCGTCTCGCCGAACATGCAGATCTACCCGCAGGTCTCCTGCGATGGCCAGAACCATTTCACCTGCGCGCCAGGCGATACCGTCACGGTGCGCAAGAAACCGCAGAAGCTTCACCTGATCCACCCGCTCGACCACAACTATTACGAGGTCTGCCGTACCAAGCTTGGCTGGGGTAGTCGCCTCGGTGGAGGGGAATAG
- the fadH gene encoding NADPH-dependent 2,4-dienoyl-CoA reductase (catalyzes the formation of trans-2- enoyl-CoA from 2,4-dienoyl-CoA): MTAFPHLLAPLDLGFTTLRNRTLMGSMHTGLEEMPNGFERMAAFFAERARGGVGLIVTGGVGPNEEGSVRAGAAKLSTLEEAEEHKVVTQAVHEAGGKICMQILHAGRYAYSPQLVGPSAIQAPINPFTPRELDEEGIEKQIRDFVNCAGLAQKAGYDGVEIMGSEGYFINQFLVSHTNHRTDRWGGSYENRMRLPVEIVRRVREAVGREFIIIYRLSMLDLMEGGSTWDEVLMLAKAIEQAGATLINTGIGWHEARIPTIATKVPRAAFTKVTAKLRGHVGIPLVTTNRINTPEVAEQVLAEGDADMVSMARPFLADPDFVNKAAADRSDTINTCIGCNQACLDHTFSGKLTTCLVNPRACYETELNYIPTTTIKKIAVVGAGPAGLAAATVAAERGHQVTLFDSANEIGGQFNIAKLVPGKEEFFETLRYFKSKLQSTGVDVRLNTRVSAADLLAGGFDEIILATGIAPRTPDIPGIDHPMVISYIDAILQRKPVGQHVAVIGAGGIGFDVSEFITHNGLSTSLDREAFWREWGIDLALEARGGVAGVQPEPHAPARQVYLLQRKKSKVGNGLGKTTGWIHRTGLKNKHVQMISAVDYLGVDDKGLHIRVADGEPQVLAVDTVIVCAGQDPLRELQAELEAAGRKVHLIGGADVAAELDAKRAINQGSRLAAEV, from the coding sequence ATGACTGCTTTTCCGCATCTGCTGGCTCCGCTGGACCTGGGGTTTACCACGCTGCGCAACCGCACGCTGATGGGCTCGATGCATACAGGGCTGGAAGAAATGCCCAATGGTTTCGAGCGCATGGCCGCGTTCTTCGCCGAGCGGGCACGTGGAGGCGTGGGCCTGATTGTCACGGGTGGGGTAGGGCCGAACGAGGAAGGTTCGGTGCGCGCCGGAGCAGCTAAGTTGTCGACCCTCGAGGAAGCCGAAGAGCACAAGGTGGTCACTCAGGCGGTGCACGAGGCAGGTGGCAAGATCTGCATGCAGATTCTCCACGCCGGGCGTTATGCCTACAGCCCTCAGCTGGTGGGCCCAAGCGCCATCCAGGCGCCGATCAATCCCTTTACCCCACGCGAGCTGGACGAAGAGGGCATCGAGAAGCAGATCCGTGACTTCGTCAATTGCGCAGGTTTGGCTCAAAAGGCTGGCTATGACGGCGTCGAGATCATGGGATCGGAAGGCTACTTCATTAACCAGTTCTTGGTGTCTCATACCAATCACCGCACCGACCGTTGGGGCGGCAGCTACGAAAACCGTATGCGTCTGCCTGTAGAAATCGTCCGCCGTGTACGTGAAGCGGTAGGCCGCGAGTTCATCATCATCTATCGCCTGTCGATGCTCGATCTAATGGAAGGCGGCAGTACCTGGGACGAGGTGCTGATGCTGGCCAAGGCCATAGAACAGGCCGGTGCCACCTTGATCAATACCGGCATTGGCTGGCACGAGGCCCGCATTCCCACTATCGCCACCAAGGTGCCACGCGCGGCGTTTACCAAGGTAACGGCGAAACTGCGCGGCCACGTCGGCATCCCGCTGGTAACGACGAACCGCATCAACACGCCGGAAGTCGCCGAGCAGGTCTTGGCAGAAGGTGATGCAGACATGGTCTCCATGGCTCGTCCGTTCCTTGCCGATCCAGATTTCGTCAACAAGGCAGCAGCGGACCGCAGCGACACTATTAACACCTGTATCGGCTGCAACCAGGCCTGCCTGGATCACACGTTCAGCGGCAAACTGACCACCTGCCTGGTCAACCCACGGGCGTGCTACGAAACAGAGCTGAATTACATCCCCACCACCACGATCAAGAAAATTGCCGTTGTGGGAGCCGGCCCGGCTGGCCTGGCAGCTGCTACCGTAGCGGCGGAGCGCGGTCATCAGGTAACGCTGTTCGATTCCGCCAATGAGATTGGTGGTCAGTTCAATATCGCCAAGCTCGTGCCGGGCAAGGAAGAGTTCTTCGAAACCCTACGCTACTTCAAGAGCAAGCTGCAGAGCACTGGCGTTGACGTCCGCCTGAACACCCGGGTTAGCGCTGCCGATCTGCTAGCCGGCGGTTTTGATGAGATCATCCTGGCAACCGGGATTGCGCCACGCACGCCCGATATCCCAGGTATCGATCATCCAATGGTGATCAGCTACATCGACGCAATCCTGCAACGTAAACCCGTTGGCCAGCACGTAGCAGTCATCGGTGCCGGCGGGATCGGCTTCGATGTGTCGGAGTTCATCACTCACAACGGCCTCTCGACCAGTCTCGACAGGGAGGCGTTCTGGCGCGAGTGGGGTATCGACCTCGCGCTGGAAGCTCGAGGTGGGGTGGCCGGCGTTCAGCCTGAGCCACACGCACCGGCACGGCAGGTGTATCTGCTGCAACGCAAGAAGTCCAAGGTTGGTAACGGCCTGGGCAAGACGACCGGTTGGATTCACCGCACTGGGCTGAAGAACAAGCACGTGCAGATGATCAGCGCCGTCGATTATCTGGGGGTCGACGATAAGGGCCTGCATATCCGTGTGGCAGATGGTGAGCCGCAGGTGCTTGCAGTCGATACGGTCATCGTCTGTGCCGGCCAGGACCCGTTGCGGGAGCTGCAAGCCGAACTGGAGGCGGCTGGGCGCAAGGTCCATCTGATCGGAGGGGCCGACGTTGCCGCAGAGCTCGATGCCAAGCGCGCCATCAATCAGGGTTCGCGGCTAGCCGCCGAAGTGTAA
- a CDS encoding cAMP-binding protein yields MNKLLPPDLLHRLVPLNTLSPRYLQEIRHQLVPRALGAGEVLFDKQTPSGLSYFLLSGVLSLHTPEGERRLVAGSSESCHMLVSGARLSRACALEDVSVLCIDSEQLNRLVSWQHANADLLLELATAGELTDWLETLLENPLFAKVPPANVRDMLGRLEAIDMPAGHVLLREGEAGDCCYFLKSGRAEVMIGLGSAGQVVAELDVGACFGEEALLTDGPRNATVTLIEDACVLKLARENFVSLLKAPVVDELSLEQANALIEQGAQWLDVRLLEEYQQGHAPQALTMPLHLLRLKARLLKQDRLYLCYCDSGKRSASAVFLLTQLGFSAYPLRGGLDGLSAEDYAILLCEQGNGYLARSGGRTERSG; encoded by the coding sequence ATGAATAAGCTGCTGCCTCCCGATCTTCTCCACCGCCTGGTTCCGCTCAACACACTGTCGCCTCGATATCTGCAAGAGATTCGCCATCAATTGGTGCCGCGCGCCCTGGGAGCAGGCGAAGTGCTGTTCGATAAGCAGACGCCATCGGGTTTGAGCTATTTCCTGCTCAGCGGCGTCCTTTCGCTGCATACGCCGGAAGGCGAGCGGCGGTTGGTTGCTGGCTCGTCTGAAAGTTGCCATATGTTGGTTTCCGGCGCCCGGCTGAGCAGAGCCTGCGCGCTGGAAGATGTCAGCGTGCTGTGCATCGACAGTGAACAGCTCAATCGTCTAGTGTCCTGGCAGCATGCCAATGCCGATCTGCTACTGGAGCTGGCGACGGCAGGCGAGTTGACCGACTGGCTTGAGACGTTGCTGGAGAATCCGCTGTTCGCCAAAGTGCCTCCTGCAAACGTACGCGACATGCTCGGCAGACTTGAGGCCATCGATATGCCAGCCGGCCATGTGCTGTTGCGCGAGGGTGAGGCCGGCGATTGTTGCTACTTCCTCAAGAGCGGCCGCGCCGAGGTCATGATCGGCCTTGGCAGCGCCGGGCAAGTGGTAGCGGAGCTGGACGTCGGGGCCTGCTTCGGTGAAGAGGCGCTGCTTACCGACGGACCGCGCAATGCTACCGTTACGCTGATCGAGGATGCGTGTGTGCTGAAGCTGGCACGCGAGAACTTCGTTTCGCTATTGAAGGCGCCGGTAGTCGATGAGCTCAGCCTGGAACAGGCGAATGCGCTGATCGAGCAGGGCGCCCAATGGCTGGATGTTCGGCTGTTGGAGGAGTATCAACAGGGACATGCTCCGCAAGCGCTGACGATGCCGCTGCATCTGTTGCGGCTCAAGGCGCGATTGCTGAAGCAGGATCGGCTGTATCTTTGCTACTGCGACAGCGGCAAACGCAGCGCCAGCGCGGTGTTCCTGCTGACGCAGCTGGGCTTCAGCGCTTATCCGCTGCGAGGCGGCCTCGACGGGCTGTCGGCCGAGGATTATGCGATCTTGCTCTGTGAGCAGGGCAACGGTTATCTCGCGCGTTCCGGCGGGCGAACCGAACGCAGCGGCTGA
- a CDS encoding 1-aminocyclopropane-1-carboxylate deaminase, which yields MPLQRLDLRWLRKADVQVAVLRLDLVDPELSGNKWFKLAHHLNAAQASGASGLISLGGPHSNHLHALAAAAKRYGLASVGLLRGNPQQTATVGDLQRFGMQLHWLGYGGYRERHRADFFNSWQERFPGYYCVPEGGGGLAGARGCTPLVDHVQTRLAAIGWDDYDGWWLAAGTGTTLAGLVIGEAQRRRRMVHGALAGPPSHGVADEVSRLLVDAGTADSGYQLVDASRGGFGRFDELLARFLLETEAVSGVPLEPVYTAKAMMALRLYVQGGYFACGTRLIFVHTGGLQGRRAAQAQLDELLR from the coding sequence GTGCCGCTGCAGCGGCTTGATCTGCGCTGGCTACGCAAGGCCGATGTTCAGGTTGCCGTGCTGCGGCTGGATCTGGTCGATCCGGAGCTTTCCGGGAACAAGTGGTTCAAGCTCGCTCATCACCTAAATGCGGCACAAGCCAGCGGCGCGTCAGGGTTGATTAGCCTTGGCGGCCCTCACTCGAATCATTTGCACGCGCTAGCCGCAGCGGCCAAGCGTTACGGCCTAGCCAGCGTCGGGCTACTGCGTGGCAATCCGCAGCAGACAGCCACTGTCGGAGACTTGCAGCGCTTCGGCATGCAGCTGCACTGGCTAGGTTATGGCGGCTATCGCGAACGGCACCGGGCGGATTTCTTCAATTCCTGGCAGGAGCGGTTCCCCGGTTACTACTGCGTACCCGAAGGCGGCGGCGGGCTTGCTGGAGCACGGGGTTGCACCCCGCTGGTCGACCACGTGCAAACTCGCCTGGCCGCCATCGGTTGGGATGATTATGACGGCTGGTGGCTTGCCGCGGGTACGGGTACCACCTTGGCTGGGTTAGTGATCGGCGAGGCGCAGCGGCGCAGAAGGATGGTCCACGGAGCGCTGGCAGGCCCGCCTTCGCACGGCGTTGCAGACGAAGTCAGCCGGCTGTTGGTAGACGCCGGCACTGCTGACTCCGGGTATCAGCTGGTCGACGCCAGTCGTGGAGGCTTTGGTCGATTCGACGAGCTGCTGGCTCGGTTTCTGCTGGAGACTGAAGCGGTTTCAGGCGTTCCTCTGGAGCCTGTTTACACGGCTAAGGCGATGATGGCATTGCGCCTTTACGTGCAGGGCGGTTATTTTGCCTGCGGCACGCGGCTCATCTTCGTGCATACCGGCGGTCTGCAGGGCCGGAGAGCTGCCCAGGCGCAGCTGGACGAGCTGCTGCGCTGA
- a CDS encoding polyketide cyclase: MIAAGDLSRLPELLHPQAVFRSPMAFTPYESAAAVNLILNTVVRVFEDFAYQRELASTDGTDVVLEFSARVGDRQLKGIDMIRFDEAGLITDFEVMIRPMSGLQALGEEMGRRLAPQLAAMKGRPA; this comes from the coding sequence ATGATTGCAGCTGGCGATCTCAGTCGGTTACCCGAGCTGCTGCACCCGCAGGCGGTGTTTCGCTCGCCGATGGCCTTCACCCCCTATGAGAGCGCTGCGGCGGTCAATCTGATCCTCAATACCGTGGTCAGGGTATTCGAAGACTTCGCCTATCAGCGCGAGCTGGCCAGCACCGATGGCACAGACGTCGTGTTGGAGTTCAGCGCTCGGGTCGGTGATCGTCAGCTCAAGGGTATCGACATGATTCGCTTCGATGAGGCTGGGCTAATTACCGATTTCGAAGTCATGATCCGGCCGATGAGTGGGCTGCAGGCGCTCGGTGAGGAAATGGGCAGGCGTCTCGCACCTCAGCTTGCCGCAATGAAGGGCCGACCGGCTTAG
- a CDS encoding DUF1853 domain-containing protein gives MNLPYLGDLLPSLMHPAVRDLAWALLSPPLLSEAPAQQRHPLTVSRWAEHPEELADWLRLLDAQPGILEAWLAQRSIRRLGLYYERLWQFALCQAPDVDLLVANLPIRHGGHTLGEIDLLLRDREGVHHLELAVKFYLGRGDDSARHDRWLGPGSHDRLDIKLRRLCDHQLRLPSVPAAQLLLSELTSAPINSALWLGGYLFQPLASACSPPAGASPHHLGGRWLRHHDWPAFAGSDHETVWQPLPRHAWLAPARVPWSAVWQRPDFDRWVIDVKGQRQAKMLVRLEEHADGHWLEQERLFLVPSTWPVR, from the coding sequence ATGAACCTTCCCTATCTTGGCGATCTGCTCCCTAGCCTGATGCACCCGGCCGTGCGGGATCTCGCTTGGGCGCTGCTCTCACCACCGTTGCTGAGCGAGGCCCCGGCGCAACAACGACACCCTTTAACGGTCAGCCGCTGGGCTGAGCACCCTGAAGAACTGGCCGACTGGCTGCGCCTGCTCGACGCGCAGCCGGGGATCCTCGAGGCCTGGCTCGCGCAACGCAGCATCAGGCGGTTGGGGCTTTACTACGAGCGGCTCTGGCAATTCGCCCTGTGTCAGGCGCCCGATGTCGATCTGCTGGTGGCGAACCTGCCGATTCGCCATGGCGGCCATACCCTGGGCGAGATTGACCTGCTTCTGCGTGACCGGGAAGGTGTCCATCATCTGGAACTGGCCGTCAAGTTCTACCTCGGACGGGGCGACGACAGCGCGCGGCACGATCGCTGGCTGGGCCCCGGCAGCCACGACCGACTCGACATCAAGCTGAGGCGCCTCTGTGACCACCAGTTGAGGCTGCCCTCGGTGCCCGCCGCGCAACTATTGCTCAGCGAACTGACCAGCGCCCCGATCAACAGCGCGCTGTGGCTAGGCGGCTATCTGTTCCAGCCGCTAGCAAGCGCCTGCTCCCCGCCTGCCGGCGCCAGCCCCCATCACCTAGGCGGGCGCTGGCTGCGTCACCACGATTGGCCGGCATTCGCTGGAAGCGACCACGAAACAGTCTGGCAACCCTTGCCCCGCCATGCCTGGTTGGCTCCCGCTCGCGTGCCGTGGAGCGCCGTCTGGCAGCGTCCCGATTTCGATCGGTGGGTCATCGACGTCAAGGGCCAACGTCAGGCGAAAATGCTGGTACGCCTGGAGGAGCACGCAGATGGACACTGGCTCGAACAGGAGCGTCTGTTCCTGGTCCCAAGCACCTGGCCGGTCCGCTGA
- a CDS encoding chromosome partitioning protein ParA, translating into MQIKPQTVEAVLFFNDGGVCKEMLYPEFEAMLDGVVSMLEFADQQMRVAYVLVNARLQIRAAVFFYLDFNEDGSADSGWNIPLRSLAERTGRGPDLGAGPIRLACRSQCPVSWHQMHLWDPDLTPGKNHFVMLRDRIKRNQLGLLVEEEAPQTLPTERLQMVAEDTWYAPDAAKQAATRRTEQLEKEQRLKAAQLIKQQRLRIASLEQMREADLAKLRDLAAQQQATLQNEITRLRGQLLEREQQTVNLRAQLAEQAEGFQKTREEMSQQLRAVEQNSRDEADAARTRFNTELQVQVAAAVAEYKEQIAIRDVELAYRNELDAQLQEEIETLQKQVGVLAEQSGDRVLERLSRIGVVFMAYHPGAGHLTIALQDMARYQENPLAYAAAKCAVSEEQYGKWVQHYQQPSCVASLSTGERCNMPLDKVDSPARFVIGESNCCARHRSQDRLRTGS; encoded by the coding sequence ATGCAGATCAAACCGCAGACGGTCGAAGCCGTACTGTTCTTCAATGATGGCGGCGTCTGCAAGGAAATGCTCTACCCAGAATTCGAGGCCATGCTCGATGGGGTGGTGAGCATGCTGGAGTTCGCCGATCAGCAGATGCGGGTCGCGTATGTGCTGGTCAATGCACGGCTGCAGATTCGCGCAGCGGTGTTCTTCTACCTCGATTTCAACGAGGACGGATCAGCCGACAGCGGCTGGAATATCCCGCTGCGCAGCCTTGCCGAACGCACCGGGCGCGGGCCGGATCTCGGTGCTGGGCCGATCCGCCTGGCCTGTCGCAGCCAGTGCCCGGTGTCCTGGCACCAGATGCACTTGTGGGACCCGGACCTGACGCCCGGCAAGAACCACTTTGTCATGTTGCGTGATCGCATCAAGCGCAACCAGCTGGGACTGCTGGTGGAAGAAGAGGCACCACAAACCCTGCCCACCGAGCGTCTGCAAATGGTGGCTGAAGACACTTGGTACGCGCCGGATGCGGCCAAGCAGGCTGCGACTCGCCGTACTGAGCAGCTCGAAAAGGAACAGCGGCTCAAGGCTGCGCAGTTGATCAAGCAGCAGCGTTTGCGCATTGCCAGCCTGGAACAAATGCGCGAGGCCGACCTCGCCAAACTGCGGGATCTGGCCGCCCAACAGCAGGCAACGCTGCAAAATGAAATCACCCGATTGCGTGGGCAGCTGCTTGAGCGTGAGCAGCAAACAGTGAACCTTCGCGCCCAGCTCGCAGAACAGGCCGAGGGCTTCCAGAAGACCCGTGAAGAGATGAGCCAGCAGCTGCGCGCGGTTGAGCAGAACAGTCGTGACGAAGCCGATGCTGCACGGACGCGCTTCAACACCGAGCTGCAGGTGCAGGTCGCCGCAGCGGTTGCTGAATACAAGGAGCAGATTGCTATTCGGGACGTCGAGCTGGCTTATCGCAACGAGCTGGATGCGCAACTGCAGGAAGAGATCGAAACGCTACAGAAGCAGGTGGGCGTGCTGGCCGAGCAATCGGGGGACCGAGTGCTCGAAAGGCTGTCGCGGATCGGCGTGGTGTTCATGGCTTATCATCCCGGCGCCGGACATCTGACGATCGCGCTTCAGGATATGGCGCGCTATCAGGAGAATCCGCTAGCGTACGCCGCCGCTAAATGTGCGGTCTCCGAGGAGCAGTACGGCAAGTGGGTTCAGCATTATCAACAACCTAGCTGCGTGGCCAGCCTCTCGACTGGGGAGCGCTGCAACATGCCCTTGGACAAAGTCGACTCGCCTGCACGCTTCGTGATCGGCGAGTCCAATTGTTGCGCCAGGCACCGGTCTCAGGATCGACTGCGTACCGGTAGCTGA